DNA from Quercus lobata isolate SW786 chromosome 1, ValleyOak3.0 Primary Assembly, whole genome shotgun sequence:
GAGCTCTAAGAAAGTAAGATCGATGGATAGAGGGGAAGATCAAGGGGATGGCCATTTAAGTGTTGGTTTGTCACTGACGAGATGAGAAGGGCTGACCTTGGTGGTCAGCCATGGAggttcagagagagagagagaggtttctAGAATATTGGGCATACAGCTAGGGTTTTCAGTGGTTTAAGTTGCAGTGGACAAGCAACCTCAGCCACCTCTTCAaagaatcatttttttaagCCTCACATGGGAAGAATGGCATTTGAATAATAGCCTCATATGGGAAGAATACATCATCACACTACCAGTATGCTTGAAGAGCATAGAACCTCACTTGAAACTGAAGCCAACCAATCAGACACTGTCTCTTTTTGCAATTAATATTTCctattttcctttaattttttgatttccATAGACAAATTTTATTGTGGAATGTCTAGTTACAGGAGTTGTACTGCTTTTGAGTAAACTTCTTTACAGAAGGAATAGTTCAACACACCTTTAGCACTTTTTATCCCACCATTGAGTCAACTCCCAAGagtttttaatatattgatGGTTTGCTAAAGAACACATTGTTCACATACAGACATGAACTTTGTACTTCTTTTTTGGTATCAGATTTTATTTCACAGTATGTTCATTTGTGTAATTGTGAATGATAGATCAAAAGTGGGTTCAAGTAAACAAAAGTGAGCATAAAGTATACACCATTTACTTCAACACATATCAACATATTAGTGAGATTGACAGTAAAATTGAGTGGGTCACTTATTTGAGGGCCAAGGCATATACAAAACTGGAAATGGGTGATCTGCTTCACCTagggatgggaaggtgttaggcacccaaccctAACCCCCCGACCTTAACTTTCATGCATTCGGTTAATAACTTGTGTTAGGTTGTGATGCTTAAGGTTTCTACATTGATTCTATGTGGTGAAGCCTAGGATTTGTTGTTTATCCCTGCATTCCTCTTTTATCCTTATATTTCTACACTGTTTTACATCAAGCACATAATATGTTTAAATTGTTAAAAGAAAGTATCAATCATCAAATAAGGAACAAAAATACCTGATGTCTTTATAATTTCACAATTACCTGAACTTAATATATAGGAAATGGACAATGCTGAAAGCCCCCTTCCAACTAGAATGTGCACAAAAGACTTTGAGTTTAGAAAATCCCCTACAAAGAGAAACATAATTCTACAGTGGTCACATGAATCCAATACTGGAGTGACATAGCAgagcacaaaataaaatttatgggaCCCTTTCCtcatgaaaatttcaaatcaagTTGTGACATAGTCGAGAACAAGGTAGCTAGATATGTTTCATCTACACCGcccaaagaaaaatagaaaggcAAAATggcaaaaagaagagaaacataAATACTCCTCTAGAAAGGATTCCACATCCCAGCAATCAAGATCGCTACTTAGGAATCCTAATTATTTAAGAGACTGAAGTCTTTGCAAACCCCATTCCATTCTAGTGGAAATAAGTTTTTTGCTGATATTGATTGCTAAAAAATTAGATTAGATAGCAGACCACCTTCTGGAAAAGACCCAAGTTGTGGACATTTTATGATTTGCAAAAATTCAAGAGaatgttttatattttcaatttcaaacatTCAATTGTacgtttgtattttttttttcccatgtacacttaaaaagaaatatagtAAAGTCAAGATTGAACTTAGCTACTCAAGTAGAACCAATACCTGATTTGGGTTGGGGCATCCTTTTTTATGCAGTAGATGTGACCAATCTTTCACCACTATTTTCCCTTCTTCCTTGGCAATTGTTTTGTTAACTGCTCTTCTGGCATGTGTTTGACCAAGCCTTTTGTGGCGCTTGCTACTGATCAATGGAAATAATCTTACAAAACAAGCCACAAAAACTTGAGAACTCCAGCTTCGGACTAACACTCTTAGAAgaaatccttttatttttccattttttatcagattaacaaatttttcaaatttatttatcaataaacaACGTAAGAAAGAagcataaataaaatcaaatggaGGCTTAGAGGGTAAAGTGGAACAAGTACCATACTGTGAAGTGGGATTTGATCTCGTCTACACTTTTGGCTCAGATAATGAGACTTCATCATTGATTGTATGATAGAGATGTGAGCAATCTTGCGCCacacttttaatcttttttttttttttggtactgtTTTGTCAAGGAAAGACATTGATGAAACTGTATCTCAGAATGGAGACAAGAAAATCCATCTTCTGGCATTTGCCTTAGTCTAGGGCAGTCTGAGATAGACAATAGTTGAAGAGAGATAAGGAGTTGAAGGCCCTTCTTGTCTAGAGATCTCAGATTTTAAAATTCCTTTATAGGACGAGAGCTAAGACTTGTGGAAGTCCTCCTCAGGAAAGCACTTCTCTTCCCTGCAATCATGACAAGACAATAATAATTGATTAAGAGAGTGCAGTCTTTTCAAACCCCACTGCTTCCTATTGGCAATGAGTTTCTCGATGGCAAGACAATTCATATAAAAGACTCAACTTGCTGACAGTTTGCAATATCCAAAATTTGATGAGATGGGAGGAGCGTATCCATGTTTTCAGGAAGTGACTTGAGACAAAGGCAATCATGAACTTTTAACAGTGTAAGGATGGGGGCTGGCAATCCCCCACTGGGAGAATCTGCAAAATTAAGGCATTCCTTCATTTCCAAAGCTAGGATTACAAGTTCATGCCCCTCCCAAACTTAAAGAGGCTTGATGTTGCCACTCATGTTGATTTTGAGACTACAAAACTTTGGAAAGATATCCAAACCAAATGATAACAGAGAATTATATCTATCGGATATGACAAAAGACTCAAGGGAAGAGTGACATGGGCATGAACGAAATTTTAATTCTCTACATTTAAACACAAACCCATGCTTTAAAGGTAAAATGGTCTATGACTCTTTGGTTGTTGTAGATGTGCCGAGCAAGGGTTGTCTTTCCAACCCCACCCATGCCCACAATGGGAATCACAAAAGAGTGGTTGTTGCTTGCTACATCGTTTGAGAGCAGCAAGTTGACTATTGCCTTTTCATCATCATCCCTACCGTAAATGACAGTTTCTGGGTCTACCAGAGAAGTTGTGGACCCACTTTGGGAAGATCTCCCTTTATGAACTTCTTTCAGACCTATAGTAGTTATTTGTAAAGCTagaaaattcatcatttttacGACTTCTTTTATCTTTGATTCTAGTTTTCCCCAAAACCGATCATATGAAGTAGAGATGTAGTTACGTACCTTCCTCTTAGAGGTACCAAAATCAGCTTCCACCTGGCACCGCAAAGCATCACTACTGCAACATCTGGAATGAGAACAATTACTGTAAATCAAGAATATCAGAAAAGGGGTTCCTTCCTAACCAATGGCTGTCCCTGCTTCTTTGTGTGGTATTGCACTGAGTCTGATCATTGCTTCCAGGAAAAAAGCTGTGCTACAAAAATAAACAAGGCCGAAATAGTCGTCAAAATACCCACCGTATATGCCCTATGTGGATCACCGGCTATGGCAAGTAGTGCATAAGAATAGCTAAAACAGAGGGTGACATTGAGTGCGAAGAACAAAACCTTCATGTACCCATTGGAATGAGGAAAATAATTAACGAGTTTGAGATTAGAAATGTGATAGCATTACAAACAAGGAACAACTGAAAAAGGCCATCTGGTGGTTGCAGTACTACTTGTAACAGTCAGCTATCAAGCGATACTCAGTCCTCCTGGTGGACTTTGGCAAGATAATGGTCTATGCAATACCACTGAAGTAGGGAGTAGTCCTAATGGAACCACTGATCTGTCCAATACAATGTTACCAAAAACCAAAGCAGGTTTTATTATGTCCAATACCGAcaataaaacttgaaaaaggtCATCTTCGAAAGCAATGGCTGTCCTTGCTTTGTGTTCACACACTGCTTTATTGTCAGTATTGAGCATAATAAAACCTACTTTGGTTTTCAATAATATTGTATTGGACAAATCAGTGGTTCCATCAGGACTACTCCCTATTTCAGTGGTATTGCACAGACCATCATCTTGCCAAAGTCCACCAGGAGGGCTGAGTACCGCTTGATAGTTGACTGTTACAAGCAGTACTGCAACCACCAGATGGCCTTTTTCAGGTGTTCCTCGTTTGTAATGCTATCACATTTATGATCTCAAACTCGTTAATTATTTTCCTCATTCCAAATGGGTACATGAAGGTTCTGATCTTCGCACTCAATGTCACCCTTTGTTTTAGCTATTCTTATGCACTCCTTGCCATAGCCGGTGATCCACATAGGGCATAAACGGTGGGTATTTTGATGACTATTTCGGCCTTGTTTATTTTTGTAGCACAGCTTTTTTTGGGGTTCTCTCTCAGCACTTTGTTTTCCTTTCAGCCTTTTATTTCAACTTTCAGTGTTTTTTCCTccatagaaagagagagaatcgtTTGTTGTGCGGGGAATTTAtaagcaagaaacaaaaagcaAGAGCCATCTATTATTTGAGTTTTGTGGTAAGATTTGGGATTTTTTGTTATGGCTTTGGCTGGGAttgaaagaggaagaggaaCCAGAGAgaagagactagagagagtTCTAAgtgagggaaagaaaaatgaggGAGGGGTAACAGTGTTAAGGGTGTTAGGGACTAATATGTCTTTTAGGGACCTAATTGctcaattttgaaatattttagacTTGAGTGGTATTTGCCCAATCCTAAGAGCATCCGTGGCTGCCGTTGTAaaaattatgccattttgccacaccaaaagcctactttattattttacaacatcattttacaatatcccatttatcagatgttctatatttttaccatttcatttaaatattatttcttaattctttttaattcttattttattctttctttatatttgttCCTAACGGTAATATTTGTTCCTATACCAgtcatattttcaaatctcatcAATTCTAACGGTAACATTTTCAAAGAATCCTCTTAATTCAACTGTCATATTTTGGCCAGTTTAGACCTTGAATTGACAAGACTCACATTTGCATGACCCTTAATACATAGTTGAACAGATAGAGATTACAAAAAAGACAAACGAATGGTTAAAGGCCATTAAAATCAATGCTCTCTTCATTGTACACTACCCTTACTTCAAAAGACACAGAGTTTGAATTGGAGTGTTTGCTCCTTCCAATATATACAAAAGCAAAAAGGATTAACAAGTAAAGAAATTACCTGAAATTATTCACTTTCCCTAACCAAAGCAAAAAGTAAGAACAAttacaactaaaaaaatgaatgaacaatACTACTTTCTTCACTGTACATAAAGCCGTAGTTCCATATGCAAAGatcaataattaaacaaaaagccTAACTTCCATTTAATTTGTAGCAAGCACCcaatttctctaaattttagctCTCCCTTTTGAATTCTGTCTTCTGTAAATAACAAGGAAAATAGTAAAGAATTCAATACTGGGTTTTTATTGAGCAAATCCTAAAAGcactttcctttcctttcctttatttcttaCTTCTTACAAACAAAAATGCTTCTCTAAATCAACAATTACTATATTCTTCCTTAAACAGCTTGATTAAACCATGTTTTTCATCGAAAACTTTTCTGGGTATTTTCCCATAGAGGCAAACAGAGCTTttatcaaaagaacaaaaatctttCATCACAGCAAAGCAGAAAGTCAAGAGAGAAGACAGTGGAGACAATAGCAGCAAGAAAGCCGAACACAGGGGAAGTAACTCTTTCATCACAGCAAGCATATAATCTGACCTTTACACGGTACACTTgtacatacacagcaactttaCTATACATGGTTACAAATCTCACACACACCATCccacaaattaattaaaacccaGATGATAAGATTAAAAACCCAcatcaaatataatatttaatttaaaaatactaagcCAATTAGTGGTAAAGGTTCAAGCTTTCAAATTCAGTAACGAAAAAAAGCaagcacaaaaataaaaccttgaCGGAGAACGAATCGATGAAACCAACTTGGCTCACGGTGAATCGATGAAACCTTCAGAGATAGAACAGCGAATCGACGCTCTGAGAACGACGAACACCGAATCGGCGACTCAAGATAGAACAGAGAGGAGATACCCACAACCCAGAGACCCACACCGATCACAATCCgaaatcacaaacccacaatCCAAagtcacaaacccacaacccgATAGGCGACTCTGAGATAgaacagagaggagagagcgaacaaaaagggaaaaaaaaaaaaaccggtgAAGGGACAAATTAGATCAGTGATGGTAGAGAGGAAATCGGTGGTGGCTCATATTCATGAATGAGAAGAAAATAGAGCAAAAGgggaaaggaaagaagaaagagtgtgagagagtggAGATGGAGGCACATATGTAGATCGGGCTGAAGGAGAAGAACAAAGAGATATGTGAGAGAGTGGATGGAGGCGGTGAGGAATTGCTGAGGgagaagatgaaagagatatgAGAGACAGAAGGaggaataaacaaaaaataaataatatgccACACGCGTTCCGTACCGTGGCAAATTTGTCACGGTACTCTTCAATGTTCCAAAAAATATACCATATCACGTATCTGTTAAATGGGTTTAAATTGGGTTTAGTGTGGGATATGtaccaaatatttagcatttggtaGATATCCCACATCTACTGTAGGTGCTTAAGGagaggtctttttttttttaagcgaaaattgaatttcagatttcttatttgattgttagaaactttattagttgagttaATTAAAACCCgctaaaaaattttgttattatgatACAATTAATTGggttattatgaaaatatttaaaatgtacaattattttttttagaacatgaaaaaattttctttgtaaaaatttgaaattatattagTTTTAAATCTTTTAGAAGTAACGTCAAATGAGTTGAAAATACTTTTAGATGAActaaaagtaatttaaatttcaaagacATTTAAGATAAAATCGAAagcatttgaaatataatttgagatgacaattataaaattatagtgtaattaaaatctaatttaaattttattcaactttcactttaatatattacattatataatttttttgcaaaggTAATGGTTCTGTGTATCTACTGTTTGAATGAATTGATGTTTGAAGCTTCCTAGTTCCTaccgaaaaaaaaagtaacttaatCATGGTTATtcagaggaaaaaaataaaagcaactTAACCATGGTTGCTTTACAAAAGTAAAGCATTGATAAAGCTTGCTAAAGCAGTCAATCTTAATCATGGTGTTCTGCTTTTTCTATCCTTCTTCCTTTAAACATGATTTCTTCCAACTATTTGTGAGCACCCACTTTACcttggtgctttttttttttttttgaaaacaccTCGTTGGTGCTTTTGACAGTTTGATAACAGTTTaccgaaaaaaaataaataaataaataagaaagaagaaaaaaaaagatagtttgATAACacgaaatataaatttattaacaattgaaATGTTcttataatatgaaatataagttTCTCtacccaaatatatatatatatatatatataaattattactGTTAACCCCATGAGATTAAAGTTGACCAAAGTTGAGGCATAGACcgatttaagaaaaaaaaaaaaaaaaagttgaggcATAGACAATTTTGCAATGGATAATGCAACATATTAAAGAGtatctctaataaaaaataaagaagagtgtccctaataaaatatatttacttTATATGAAAATTCGTTCCAATAAGATTGGAACTAATAGTTTTATCTTTGTCCACAAAACTGTAGACTTGGTTTGAGTCCTATATATACAGAGTCATTTGGCTGAATATTGTtaaatttggaatttatttgcgttataggtactgtttcaacttatttagggaaatgaggaaagaaaatgaatttcggcaacaatgttgccaaaattcaacaaaagtatgagagaaaaagagaaaaagtaggagataaaattttgaatttcggtAATGTGATTACCGAAATTCCTACTGCTCAAACCAGCTACCCAAGTGTGTGCtgtttgctcaaaaaaaaaaccaattgtggcaatgccattgccgaaataggggaagaaaaaaaaaattgtggcaattatggcaatgccattgccgaaaatggaaggggaaaaaaaaatagtagttgTCGAAATTTGggaaggaattaaaaaaaaatgttacgtccacaatatttttacaatattttcacaacaaatcacaagtaATTAGTcattattagtttaaatttgaatttaacactgatattacttttttaatccaacaataataacctgccacttaaaatttgttgtaaaaatattgtaaaaattgtgtgcacatatcatttcttaaaaaaaaggtgtgtaatggaattgtggcaatgacattgccgaaataagagggaaaaaaaaaatttccctcttatttcggcaatgccattgccacaattccattacacttttttttttttttttaagaaatgatatgtacacacaatttttacaatatttttacaacaaattttaagtggtaggttgttattgttggattaaaaaagtaatttcagtgttaaattcaaatttgaactaataataactaatcacctgtgatttgttgtgaaaatattgtaaaaatattatgaacgtgacatttttttttaattcttccctAGATTTCGACAACCACTTATTTTTTCCCCTCCCATTTTCGgtaatggcattgccacaattggtttCTTTTTTGAGCACACAGCACACACTCGGTAGCTAGTTCGGGTAGCAGGAATTTCGGTAATCACATTactgaaattcaaaattttctctctcccactttttctctttctctcttatacttttgttgaatttcggcaacactgTTGCcaaaattcactctctttcctcatttcaaaattttctctctcccactttttctctttctctcttatacttttgttgaatttcggcaacactgTTGCcaaaattcactctctttcctcatttccctaaataagttgaaacagtGCCTATAACGTAAATAAATTCCGaatttagcaatattcagccaaatGACTCTATTTATACATGTCACTATTCCAATAGATTCAATGCAACTAACAATGAACATTAttggtccatttggattgaggggagGGAGGGGAGaagaggagagtagagtagatttagtataaaattagcttatttttagctaaCTTTACTCTATTCCCCTCTATTCCCTCTCTTTttccccctccatccaaacaggccacAAAAAAGAACACCCTTGAACATTGTGTCACCATAATCCATGTATTAAGAGATTGCTATTGGGCCTAAAGtatttgggttgggttgaatgtccgtttcaatcaaaattttaaccTTAAGCAACCCAGTTTTATAAATTCTTTGTTATTCAAACCCAGGCCACTCAATTCTTGTTACTTATCCACATTAACATTAACAAAGCCCCAAACAAACTGAAGCACTTTATGCTCTATTATACCACACAGAGATCAGAAACAGAGCTTTGCATTGCATTCCTGGGACGACTCTGTGATGGCTCCAGCTGCGTGATGATTTCGAATGAATGGTATCTTCaaggtttcttttttattgattttggcTGATTTTGGAGTTTGGGTACGTGGAGAAAaattggtttgtttgtttgtttatatagtGTAGGTAAGGTGTTTGTTGTTAGTTCTGAGTGAGGATTTCTAATTAGACGAAAAACAAAATAGGACGAAAAAcgtttataaattatattttttgcattacttgttgAAGCTGTGGATTATGAAAGATTAAGAGTGAAAGGTGATGAACAACTCATGAAATAAAGATTGCAAATTTAAAtgtattgaaaaattaaaaccacACATAAAAGATGTGAAGTTAGAAACAACATTAAGAAGACAAATGAGGAAAAGAGTGGAGAGTTTAATATGTTCATCATTGGGGGGACGCTCGTGCAAGAGAGGTTAAAAACAGAGTATTTTTATTACTATGAATGATAAAAATGATGATTAATTATAGTTCAGAGAATAAGAATAGAATAGGAGAGAGTTTGACTTTCTTTCTGTATTTCACCCAATCGCATAGCCTTTTAAATGTGATGGAGAGGAAAGCTACTTTCAATGTACAAATACCCATTTAAAAAAGCTAAACTTTGAATTACTTATATGTAAAATGTATGCACTTTGATCATACTATTTTGCTTTGTCTACAATTCTTCTTTCTTGGTGCAGGCGTAAGATTTTGTGATGTGGAATTGGATAAAGTATAATGGTTAATAACTCAGAACCCAGtatgaaaataaattagttGGTGTTGGAAACAAAGCACTTCATGCCCCAAATCTCCAACCCTTCAACACTTACAATCTTCTGCTCACTAACTTATAAGAGATTTCTTTTTTACAGCCTGCAATCAAAATGCATTTCATCCTCATCATCTCCTGTTCCATCCCAACACACATTGCCTATTTAATACTAGACCAAAAGTCATTCTCCCAAGCCCTTCAAACCTTCAAATGGGCTTCCAAACTCCCCAATTTTACCCACTCTCAATCCACCTACCGTGCATTGATCCACAAGCTCTGTGCTTTCCGCCGCTTCGATATTGTAAAGGAATTACTTCAAGAAATGCCCAACGCAATCGGGTCACCCCCTGATGAAGACATTTTCATCACGATCGTCCGTGGTCTAGGGCGGGCACGTATGGTTAAGCGGGTAATCAAAGTGGTTGACTTGGTTACCCAGTTTGGAAAGAAACCTTCTATGAGGATTTTTAATTCAGTACTTGATGTTCTTGTTAAGGAAGATATTGATTTGGCTCGAGAGTTTTATAGGAAGAAGATGATGGGGAGCGGTGTTGAAGGTGATGAATACACTTTCGGGATCTTAATGAAGGGGCTTTGCTTGACTAATAGGATTGGTGATGGTTTCAACTGTTGCAAGTGATGAAGTCTAGGGAAATCATACCAAATACTGTGATTTATAACACATTACTTCATGCACTTTGCAGGAATGGGAAAGTTGGGAGAGCAAGGAGCTTGATGAATGAGATGGAGGAGCCTAATGATGTGACTTTTAATATCTTAATATCTGCGTATTGTAAAGAAGAGAATTTAGTTCAAGCTCTTGTTCTCTTAGAGAAGTGCTTCAATCTGGGGTCTGTGCCTGATGTTGTAACAGGGACTAAGGTGCTGGAAGTTCTCTGCAATGTTGGTCGTGTAACTGAGGCTGTAGACATTTTGAACAGATTGGAGAGCAAGGGAAGTGTGGTGGATGTTGTGGCTTATAACACTTTGATAAAGGGGTTTTGTAGATTAGGGAAAGTGAAAGTTGGGCATCGCCTTTTGAAGGAGATGGAGAGGAGGGCTGCTTTCCAAATGTGGACACTTACAACATATTGATCTCTGGTTGTTGTGAGTATGAAATGTTGGATTTGGCTCTTGATCTGTTTAATGAGATGAAAACAGATGGAATTAATTGGAATTTTGTTACATATGATACATTAATTAAAGGATTGTGTTCAGGAGGGAGGATGGAAGATGGGTTTAAGATTTTGGaaataatggaggagagtaagGAGGGACCTAGGGGTCGTTTAAGCCCTTATGATAGTGTGTTATATGGTTTGTATAAGGGGAATCAGTTAGATGAAGCACTCACATTTCTGATCCAGATGGAAAAGTTATTCCCTAGAGCAGTCGATAGGAGCTTGAGAATTGTATGTCTTTGTGAAGAGGGTGCTATTGAGGATGCAAAGAAGGTTTTTGGTCAGATACTTGGAGAAGGGGGAGTTCCAAATGTTCTTGTTTATGACCATTTAATCCATGGATTTTGTGAAGTAGGGTATATGCGTGAAGCATTTGAGCTGATGAATGAGATGGTTGGTCGTGGTTATTATCTGCTTGCACCAACATTCAATGCTCTGATTAGTGGGTTCTGCTGGCAAGGAAAGGTCAGCAGTGCTTTGAAGCTCATTGACGACATGGTTGTGAGGGGTTGCAACCTTGATATAGGAAGTTATAATCTTGGTTGATGCTCTTTGTAGGAAGGGGGATTTTCAAAAGGCTTTTGGGCTCTTTTCACAAATGTTAGAAAAGGATATTGCTCCTGATTTTTCATCATGGAACTCATTGCTTCTTAGTTGGTGTCAAGAAACATCATGGTTAGCAAGACAGAACATGTTCCAAGTAAGTTACCTTTTACAGCAGATTGCTGAGATTTGAATTAATTTTAGCTATTGAGATATAGATGAAG
Protein-coding regions in this window:
- the LOC115974236 gene encoding LOW QUALITY PROTEIN: pentatricopeptide repeat-containing protein At2g17525, mitochondrial-like (The sequence of the model RefSeq protein was modified relative to this genomic sequence to represent the inferred CDS: inserted 4 bases in 3 codons), encoding MHFILIISCSIPTHIAYLILDQKSFSQALQTFKWASKLPNFTHSQSTYRALIHKLCAFRRFDIVKELLQEMPNAIGSPPDEDIFITIVRGLGRARMVKRVIKVVDLVTQFGKKPSMRIFNSVLDVLVKEDIDLAREFYRKKMMGSGVEGDEYTFGILMKGLCLTNRIGDGFXLLQVMKSREIIPNTVIYNTLLHALCRNGKVGRARSLMNEMEEPNDVTFNILISAYCKEENLVQALVLLEKCFNLGSVPDVVTGTKVLEVLCNVGRVTEAVDILNRLESKGSVVDVVAYNTLIKGFCRLGKVKVGHRLLKEMERXGCFPNVDTYNILISGCCEYEMLDLALDLFNEMKTDGINWNFVTYDTLIKGLCSGGRMEDGFKILEIMEESKEGPRGRLSPYDSVLYGLYKGNQLDEALTFLIQMEKLFPRAVDRSLRIVCLCEEGAIEDAKKVFGQILGEGGVPNVLVYDHLIHGFCEVGYMREAFELMNEMVGRGYYLLAPTFNALISGFCWQGKVSSALKLIDDMVVRGCNLDIGSYNXLVDALCRKGDFQKAFGLFSQMLEKDIAPDFSSWNSLLLSWCQETSWLARQNMFQ